A single region of the Streptomyces virginiae genome encodes:
- a CDS encoding ABC transporter ATP-binding protein: MPRTDVPPGQQVAVVDLTDVAVRYGTAKQPVTALEGVDLRIHAGEFVVLVGPSGCGKTSLLRVVAGFERPASGRARVRGALPRPGAGAGVVFQQPRLFPWRTVGGNLGFALARIGVPRAERPRRIVELLERVGLPGMAGRRTWELSGGQQQRVALARALAAEPELLLMDEPFAALDALTRERLQEEVRVLAGRLGMTVLFVTHSAEEAVLLGSRVLVMAAGPGRVVAELPVSLAREPDTDVSALRSSPEFARLRGRLTEIMRG, encoded by the coding sequence GTGCCGCGAACTGACGTACCACCGGGCCAGCAGGTCGCCGTCGTCGACCTGACGGACGTCGCGGTCAGGTACGGAACGGCCAAGCAGCCGGTCACGGCGCTCGAAGGCGTGGACCTACGGATTCACGCCGGCGAGTTCGTCGTCCTGGTCGGGCCGTCCGGCTGCGGCAAGACGAGCCTGCTGCGCGTGGTGGCGGGCTTCGAACGGCCCGCCTCGGGCCGGGCCCGGGTCCGGGGCGCACTCCCCCGGCCGGGCGCGGGCGCCGGGGTGGTGTTCCAGCAGCCCCGGCTGTTCCCCTGGCGCACGGTCGGCGGGAACCTCGGCTTCGCGCTGGCCCGCATCGGGGTACCCCGCGCCGAGCGGCCCCGCCGGATCGTCGAGCTGCTGGAGCGGGTCGGGCTGCCCGGGATGGCGGGCCGGCGGACGTGGGAGTTGTCGGGCGGCCAGCAGCAGCGGGTGGCGCTCGCCAGGGCTCTGGCGGCGGAGCCCGAACTCCTGCTCATGGACGAGCCGTTCGCCGCGCTCGACGCCCTGACCCGGGAGCGGCTCCAGGAGGAGGTGCGGGTCTTGGCCGGGCGGCTCGGCATGACGGTGCTGTTCGTCACCCACTCGGCGGAGGAAGCGGTACTGCTCGGCTCCCGGGTGCTGGTCATGGCCGCGGGCCCCGGCCGGGTGGTGGCGGAGCTGCCCGTAAGCCTGGCCCGGGAACCGGACACGGACGTCTCCGCACTGCGGTCCTCGCCCGAGTTCGCCCGGCTGCGCGGCCGCCTGACCGAGATCATGCGCGGCTGA
- a CDS encoding taurine ABC transporter substrate-binding protein, whose translation MPARLSRRTLLLTAAIALAASATTACGSGGDAAGDSAGRTTVRIAYQAIPNADLVVKNQKLLEQALPEVDVKWVKFESGGDVNTAVIAGSVDLGLAGSSPVAKGLSAPLNIPYKVVWIHDLIGDNEALVAKPGIGSVKDLVGKKVATPFGSTAHYSLLAALTAAGVEPSTVQTIDLQPQDTLAAWTRGDIDAAYVWTPTLSELTKDGKVLISSRELAKQGKPTADLGVVTNAFAAKHPEVVTAWIKAQDKAVAQARTAPDEAARSIGAELGLPTEEAKRQLSELVLLSAKEQTGPDSLGTPGAPGKLATNLYDAAVFLKGQKAVDAVPDATVFGRALAVEELGRAAN comes from the coding sequence ATGCCCGCACGTCTGTCCCGCCGCACCCTCCTGCTCACCGCCGCCATCGCCCTCGCGGCCTCCGCCACCACCGCCTGCGGGAGTGGCGGCGACGCGGCCGGCGACTCCGCCGGGCGGACCACCGTACGGATCGCCTACCAGGCGATACCCAACGCCGACCTGGTGGTGAAGAACCAGAAGCTGCTGGAGCAGGCGCTCCCCGAAGTGGACGTGAAGTGGGTGAAGTTCGAGTCCGGCGGCGACGTCAACACGGCCGTCATCGCCGGGTCGGTCGACCTGGGCCTGGCCGGGTCGAGCCCGGTCGCCAAAGGCCTGTCCGCGCCGCTGAACATCCCGTACAAGGTGGTGTGGATCCACGACCTGATCGGGGACAACGAGGCGCTCGTGGCCAAGCCGGGGATCGGTTCGGTGAAGGACCTGGTGGGCAAGAAGGTGGCCACCCCCTTCGGGTCGACCGCCCACTACTCGCTGCTCGCCGCGCTGACCGCTGCCGGTGTCGAGCCGTCGACCGTGCAGACCATCGACCTCCAGCCGCAGGACACGCTCGCCGCGTGGACGCGCGGGGACATCGACGCCGCCTACGTGTGGACGCCGACGCTGAGCGAACTGACCAAGGACGGCAAAGTGCTCATCAGCAGCCGGGAGTTGGCGAAGCAGGGCAAGCCCACCGCCGACCTGGGGGTGGTCACGAACGCGTTCGCGGCCAAGCACCCGGAGGTCGTCACCGCCTGGATCAAGGCCCAGGACAAGGCCGTCGCGCAGGCGCGCACCGCACCGGACGAGGCGGCGAGGTCCATCGGGGCGGAGCTCGGGCTGCCGACGGAGGAGGCGAAGCGGCAGCTGTCGGAACTGGTGCTCCTCAGCGCGAAGGAGCAGACCGGGCCCGACTCTCTGGGCACGCCGGGCGCCCCCGGCAAGCTGGCGACGAACCTGTACGACGCCGCCGTGTTCCTGAAGGGGCAGAAGGCGGTCGACGCGGTGCCGGACGCGACGGTCTTCGGGCGGGCGCTCGCCGTGGAGGAGCTCGGCCGTGCCGCGAACTGA
- a CDS encoding ABC transporter permease: MTALTTTAAGATAAAGPDRPSRPGPDTAEAGSPRRDRLREAFRWGALRIVALAVLLAAWQAVVSAEVWPRVLVPSPGDVWRQFVLASTVHDGVRGYGGHLLIEHLGVSLGRIGTGSAYAVLAGVPLGLLIGTVRPLAVVLEPAVTFLRTLPPLAYLSLLVIWFGIDEAPKIWLLVIAALPPIAAATAAAVRTVPDRLVEAARALGSGPTVLLLSVRLPSALPEILTGVRIAVGVAYTSVVAAETINGVPGIGGMIRDAQRYNQTALVIAGILAIGLSGIVLDALLRLVERLAVPWRGRA, encoded by the coding sequence GTGACCGCTCTCACGACGACGGCGGCGGGGGCGACGGCGGCGGCCGGGCCGGATCGACCCTCGCGGCCCGGCCCGGATACGGCCGAGGCCGGGTCCCCGCGGCGGGACCGGCTCCGGGAAGCGTTCCGCTGGGGCGCGCTGCGGATCGTCGCCCTCGCGGTGCTCCTCGCCGCCTGGCAGGCAGTGGTGTCCGCCGAGGTGTGGCCGCGGGTCCTGGTTCCCTCGCCCGGCGACGTGTGGCGGCAGTTCGTCCTCGCCTCCACCGTGCACGACGGGGTGCGCGGCTACGGCGGCCACCTGCTGATCGAGCACCTGGGCGTGAGCCTGGGGCGGATCGGCACCGGCTCCGCGTACGCCGTGCTGGCCGGGGTGCCGCTGGGCCTGCTGATCGGCACGGTCCGGCCGCTGGCCGTCGTACTGGAGCCCGCGGTGACCTTCCTAAGGACGCTGCCGCCGCTGGCGTACCTCTCGCTGCTCGTCATCTGGTTCGGCATCGACGAGGCCCCGAAGATCTGGCTCCTGGTGATCGCGGCCCTGCCGCCGATCGCCGCGGCCACCGCGGCGGCCGTACGCACGGTGCCGGACCGACTCGTCGAAGCCGCACGGGCATTGGGGTCCGGCCCGACCGTGCTCCTGCTGTCCGTACGGCTGCCCTCCGCCCTGCCCGAGATCCTCACGGGCGTCCGTATCGCCGTCGGAGTCGCCTACACCTCGGTCGTCGCGGCGGAGACCATCAACGGCGTGCCCGGCATCGGCGGCATGATCCGCGACGCGCAGCGCTACAACCAGACCGCGCTGGTGATCGCGGGCATCCTCGCCATCGGCCTGTCCGGGATCGTGCTGGACGCGCTCCTGCGACTCGTCGAGCGGCTCGCCGTGCCGTGGCGCGGCCGCGCCTGA
- a CDS encoding LLM class flavin-dependent oxidoreductase: MPENPLLLHWFLPTGGDGRDPGGVTAVQERTGAATRRPADIPYLAQVARAAEQAGFHSLLTPVGLGCVDPWIVTTALAQHTTRIGFLVAFRAGFTSPTLLAQQADAFRRFAGGRLALNVVTGGDPTEQRAYGDRLEHDARYARTDEVMTVLRTLLDGGTADHDGTHLRIEGARLTDPELRHPVPLYFGGASPAAEEVAARQADVQLLWGEPPAAVATRIARLRARALAAGRTVRFGLRLHVISRDSAAEAWSEADRILAGIDPEAVRASQERFAAMDSTGQARMTALHGGVADASRLTVAPNLWAGIGLVREGAGTALVGSHDEVAARLAEYRALGIDEFVLSGYPHLEEAYRVGEEVAPRLRALTGAAAA, translated from the coding sequence ATGCCGGAAAACCCCCTCCTGCTCCACTGGTTCCTGCCCACCGGCGGGGACGGCCGCGATCCCGGCGGCGTCACCGCCGTCCAGGAACGCACCGGAGCCGCCACCCGGCGGCCCGCGGACATCCCGTACCTGGCCCAGGTGGCACGGGCCGCCGAGCAGGCCGGATTCCACTCGCTGCTCACGCCCGTGGGGCTCGGTTGCGTCGATCCCTGGATCGTCACCACCGCGCTCGCGCAGCACACCACCCGCATCGGGTTCCTCGTGGCGTTCCGCGCCGGTTTCACCAGTCCGACGCTGCTCGCCCAACAGGCCGACGCGTTCCGCCGGTTCGCGGGAGGTCGGCTCGCACTGAACGTGGTGACGGGCGGCGATCCCACCGAACAGCGCGCGTACGGGGACCGGTTGGAGCACGACGCCCGTTACGCCCGGACCGATGAGGTGATGACGGTCCTGCGCACCCTGCTGGACGGCGGAACGGCCGACCACGACGGTACGCACCTGCGGATCGAGGGGGCCCGGCTCACCGATCCCGAACTCCGCCACCCCGTACCCCTTTACTTCGGCGGGGCCTCGCCCGCCGCCGAGGAGGTCGCCGCCCGGCAGGCCGACGTACAGCTGCTGTGGGGCGAGCCGCCCGCCGCCGTCGCCACGCGCATCGCCCGGCTGCGTGCGCGGGCCCTGGCGGCCGGCCGCACCGTGCGGTTCGGACTGCGGCTGCACGTCATCAGCCGGGACAGCGCCGCCGAGGCCTGGTCGGAGGCGGACCGGATCCTCGCCGGGATCGATCCGGAGGCCGTACGGGCGAGCCAGGAGCGGTTCGCCGCCATGGACTCCACGGGGCAGGCCCGGATGACGGCACTGCACGGCGGGGTCGCGGACGCCTCCCGCCTGACGGTGGCGCCGAACCTGTGGGCGGGCATCGGTCTGGTCCGCGAGGGCGCCGGAACCGCGCTGGTCGGCTCGCACGACGAGGTGGCCGCACGGCTCGCCGAGTACCGCGCCCTGGGCATCGACGAGTTCGTCCTCTCCGGCTACCCGCACCTCGAAGAGGCGTACCGGGTCGGCGAGGAAGTGGCGCCGCGCCTCCGCGCCCTGACCGGGGCGGCTGCCGCGTGA
- a CDS encoding PASTA domain-containing protein yields MRTHHTITLLTTAAATVLALTLTACNPQTSGNGKPAAPSAATPGPSSAPSSAAPATKTATLANFVGKGLQTAQDEAQAAGFYALKSHDALGRDRLQALDRNWKVCSQTPAAGASVDTGTSVDFGTVKLEETCPATDAPAPKPAGDTMPNFVGQGMKAVRGALPANASITVKDAVQSRMVLQESNWKVCSQDPKPGTALSGRPVAFTVAKTEETCP; encoded by the coding sequence ATGCGCACACACCACACGATCACCCTGCTCACCACCGCCGCTGCCACCGTCCTCGCCCTCACCCTCACCGCCTGCAACCCCCAGACCTCCGGCAACGGGAAGCCCGCAGCGCCGAGCGCAGCGACCCCCGGCCCCTCGTCCGCACCCTCCAGCGCCGCGCCGGCCACCAAGACGGCCACGCTCGCGAACTTCGTCGGCAAGGGCCTCCAGACCGCCCAGGACGAGGCGCAGGCCGCCGGGTTCTACGCCCTCAAGTCCCACGACGCCCTCGGCCGCGACAGGCTCCAGGCCCTCGACCGGAACTGGAAGGTCTGCTCCCAGACGCCCGCCGCCGGCGCGAGCGTCGACACCGGCACGAGCGTCGACTTCGGCACAGTCAAGCTGGAGGAGACCTGTCCGGCCACCGACGCCCCCGCCCCCAAGCCCGCCGGCGACACGATGCCGAACTTCGTCGGCCAGGGCATGAAGGCGGTACGAGGCGCCCTCCCGGCCAACGCGAGCATCACCGTGAAGGACGCGGTGCAGAGCCGCATGGTGCTCCAGGAGTCGAACTGGAAGGTGTGCAGCCAGGACCCGAAGCCCGGAACCGCGCTCAGCGGCCGTCCGGTCGCCTTCACCGTCGCCAAGACCGAAGAGACCTGCCCCTGA
- a CDS encoding DUF6357 family protein — protein MRDIVFTRMGGWIPKVIREDGELKLMLGAGADANHEPRTFTFSISEAHLAVIREDLARHLLLWSAVLPLCDAAGTRGRLDENAAVALLDPILLAAPADVDALFRRIRWERSRLIAHGADIGLLERGRISAAMRTATETSNGKRAQEYQADRRRAERGTVLGPLDAALLRYTGRYLHGATVPRRMPDAVDPALLPEVMRVIAFAEQACAGMRIGRDPRRGKRATDKRDRDRMEATVEAAVRRAHPDLVDDAVRTVSLLMCSEAADRSRSAPMEEDEEAAGHHGADLGGGARKTALSFTDDKDVEKKWRRDSPRTAAAEFWEFVGDRSAADNEVFTIEDEKMGEGIQLHFYADSIARITTLREGDGRSDPEYRVEYSLVDGIGGYRMLVSAFVRGGCAALEQHGPWMSDVAEFERARRRRKAR, from the coding sequence ATGAGAGACATCGTTTTCACACGCATGGGCGGCTGGATCCCGAAGGTGATCCGCGAGGACGGCGAGCTGAAGCTGATGCTCGGTGCCGGGGCCGACGCCAACCACGAGCCTCGCACCTTCACGTTCTCGATCAGCGAAGCCCATCTCGCGGTGATCCGGGAGGATCTGGCCAGGCACCTGCTGCTGTGGAGTGCGGTCCTTCCCCTGTGCGACGCCGCCGGCACCCGAGGCCGGCTCGACGAGAACGCTGCCGTCGCGCTCCTGGACCCCATCCTCCTTGCCGCGCCCGCGGACGTCGACGCGCTCTTCCGTCGCATCCGGTGGGAAAGGAGTCGGCTCATCGCCCACGGGGCCGACATCGGTCTGCTTGAGCGCGGCCGGATATCCGCGGCGATGCGCACGGCGACAGAGACGTCGAACGGGAAACGAGCTCAGGAATACCAGGCGGACCGCCGTCGCGCCGAGCGCGGAACGGTACTCGGTCCACTCGACGCCGCGCTTCTGAGGTACACGGGCCGGTATCTGCACGGCGCGACGGTACCGAGGCGGATGCCCGATGCCGTCGACCCCGCGCTGCTGCCCGAGGTCATGCGGGTGATCGCCTTTGCGGAGCAGGCGTGCGCCGGGATGCGGATCGGCCGCGATCCGCGACGGGGAAAGCGCGCCACGGACAAGCGCGACCGGGACCGGATGGAGGCGACGGTCGAAGCGGCCGTGCGCCGCGCACACCCTGACCTCGTCGATGACGCGGTGCGTACCGTGAGCCTCCTGATGTGCTCGGAGGCCGCGGACCGCTCCAGGAGCGCACCCATGGAGGAGGACGAGGAGGCTGCCGGCCACCACGGCGCCGACCTCGGCGGGGGTGCGCGGAAGACGGCCCTGTCGTTCACCGACGACAAGGACGTCGAGAAGAAGTGGCGACGGGACAGCCCTCGCACCGCCGCCGCGGAGTTCTGGGAGTTCGTCGGCGATCGCTCTGCCGCGGACAACGAAGTGTTCACCATCGAGGACGAGAAGATGGGCGAAGGGATCCAGCTCCACTTCTACGCGGACTCCATCGCCCGGATCACGACACTGCGCGAGGGTGACGGCAGGTCGGATCCGGAATACCGGGTCGAGTACAGCCTGGTCGACGGGATCGGCGGGTACCGGATGCTGGTGAGCGCCTTCGTCCGCGGCGGCTGCGCCGCACTCGAACAGCACGGTCCCTGGATGTCGGACGTCGCCGAGTTCGAGCGCGCGCGTCGGCGGCGCAAGGCCCGGTAG
- a CDS encoding fatty acid desaturase family protein, with amino-acid sequence MNSSQTVRPPPVREESGSDFARLSRKIQEAGLMARRPGYYALRIAAVTALYAAGWTAFFLIGDSWWTLPAAAFLAFVFGQVALLAHDLAHRQVFRLRKASEVSGRIAGNLGIGMGYGWWQDKHTRHHANPNHEDLDPDLDADILVWTQDQARTARGLPRLLGRSQAFLFFPLLTLEGFNLHVSGVRSLFDRSLKHRVGEGVLLAAHFAAYLAALLLVLPPGKAVVFLLVHQCLFGVYLGSIFAPNHKGMPVLRGDERPDFLRRQVLTSRDVRGGRFTDIVLGGLNYQIEHHLFPSMPSPHLRRAQIIVRGYCQELGVSYLETSLVASYRQTLASLHAAGAPLRAPQTI; translated from the coding sequence ATGAATTCCTCCCAGACGGTGCGCCCCCCTCCCGTACGGGAGGAGTCGGGGAGCGACTTCGCCCGACTCTCCCGGAAGATCCAGGAGGCGGGTCTCATGGCCCGGCGCCCCGGGTACTACGCACTGCGCATCGCGGCCGTGACGGCCCTGTACGCCGCCGGGTGGACGGCCTTCTTCCTGATCGGCGACAGCTGGTGGACGCTGCCGGCGGCCGCCTTCCTCGCCTTCGTGTTCGGGCAGGTGGCCCTGCTCGCGCACGACCTGGCCCACCGGCAGGTGTTCCGACTGCGCAAGGCCAGCGAGGTGTCCGGGCGTATCGCCGGAAACCTCGGCATCGGCATGGGGTACGGCTGGTGGCAGGACAAGCACACACGGCACCATGCCAACCCCAACCACGAGGACCTCGATCCCGATCTCGACGCGGACATCCTCGTCTGGACGCAGGACCAGGCCCGCACGGCCAGGGGACTGCCGCGGCTGCTCGGCCGATCGCAGGCGTTCCTCTTCTTCCCGCTGCTCACGCTGGAGGGGTTCAATCTGCACGTGTCCGGAGTGCGGTCGCTGTTCGACCGCTCGCTCAAGCACCGGGTGGGGGAGGGGGTCCTGCTCGCCGCGCACTTCGCCGCCTACCTCGCAGCGCTGTTGCTGGTGCTGCCGCCCGGCAAAGCGGTCGTATTCCTCCTCGTCCACCAGTGCCTCTTCGGCGTCTACCTCGGCTCGATCTTCGCCCCGAACCACAAGGGCATGCCGGTCCTGCGGGGTGACGAGCGGCCCGACTTCCTGAGACGCCAGGTCCTGACCTCCCGAGACGTACGCGGCGGCCGGTTCACCGACATCGTCCTGGGCGGTCTCAACTACCAGATCGAGCACCACCTCTTCCCGAGCATGCCCAGCCCCCACCTGCGCAGGGCCCAGATCATCGTCCGCGGGTACTGCCAGGAGCTCGGGGTCAGCTATCTGGAGACCAGCCTGGTCGCCTCCTACCGGCAGACCCTCGCCAGTCTCCACGCGGCCGGAGCGCCACTCAGAGCGCCGCAGACGATCTGA
- a CDS encoding peptide ligase PGM1-related protein, protein MTEKRPSVVFANFLSDLAVDLDEGQILMTWAQQAPRKAWLLRSGDVFVTPVPLSREFLRYVYDLTGVPPESVAVIEVPPAGAVPLARAVREAGLVEYVRALAGDRGAALLPTALDASAIAFARDIGIDVHPYPTVEAAEAALRTTMLLNTKTGFREAAERLRMRLPAGRTCRRPEAEGVARDLLRDHERVVVKPDRSAGGHGMRFVSRDELRSGAGLPLDTVGGPEGLWVVEEHLDVAESVSVQVEVSASGTRALFSGAMRTAQGSFTGYASPLPPSCAHVAGELEEWGTALGRHLADHGYAGPFGLDALVDTDGVAYASESNIRRTATTTPHAMVTRLTEGSADAQPAWSVSKGWTRTPMDFDDVLARLRASRLAFDPDRGEGVVLYADVPPDGRSWRYVVIAGSAGDVEEQESALTEILEFEGG, encoded by the coding sequence GTGACGGAGAAGCGCCCGAGCGTCGTGTTCGCGAACTTCCTCTCGGACTTGGCGGTGGATCTCGACGAGGGGCAGATCCTGATGACGTGGGCCCAGCAGGCGCCGCGGAAGGCGTGGCTGCTTCGGTCGGGGGACGTGTTCGTCACTCCGGTGCCGTTGAGCCGGGAGTTCCTGCGGTACGTGTACGACCTGACGGGGGTGCCCCCGGAATCGGTGGCGGTGATCGAGGTGCCTCCCGCCGGGGCCGTTCCGCTGGCGCGGGCGGTGCGCGAGGCGGGCCTCGTCGAATACGTTCGGGCGCTCGCCGGTGACCGGGGTGCGGCGCTGCTGCCGACGGCGCTGGACGCGTCCGCGATCGCGTTCGCCCGGGACATCGGCATCGACGTCCACCCGTACCCCACGGTCGAAGCCGCAGAGGCCGCCCTGAGGACGACCATGCTGCTCAACACGAAGACCGGCTTCCGCGAGGCGGCCGAGCGACTGCGCATGCGGCTGCCGGCGGGGCGGACGTGCCGACGCCCGGAGGCCGAAGGTGTGGCGCGCGATCTCCTGCGGGACCACGAGCGTGTCGTGGTGAAGCCCGACCGTTCGGCCGGAGGACACGGGATGCGCTTCGTGTCCCGCGACGAGCTGCGGAGTGGGGCGGGCCTGCCGCTGGACACGGTCGGTGGGCCCGAAGGCCTGTGGGTGGTGGAGGAGCACCTCGACGTGGCCGAGTCGGTCAGTGTGCAGGTGGAGGTCTCCGCCTCCGGGACGCGCGCGCTCTTCAGCGGAGCGATGCGCACGGCTCAGGGCTCTTTCACCGGATACGCCTCCCCGCTGCCGCCGTCCTGTGCGCACGTGGCCGGCGAGCTGGAGGAGTGGGGGACGGCCCTGGGCCGCCACCTCGCCGACCACGGCTACGCCGGGCCCTTCGGGCTCGACGCGCTGGTGGACACCGACGGTGTCGCGTACGCGAGTGAGAGCAACATCCGCCGTACGGCCACCACCACGCCGCACGCCATGGTCACTCGGCTGACCGAGGGATCTGCCGACGCACAGCCGGCATGGTCGGTGTCGAAGGGCTGGACACGGACTCCCATGGACTTCGACGACGTACTTGCCCGGCTGCGCGCCTCCCGCCTCGCCTTCGACCCGGATCGAGGTGAGGGCGTGGTCCTCTACGCGGACGTACCGCCCGACGGCCGCTCCTGGCGGTATGTGGTGATTGCCGGGAGTGCTGGGGACGTCGAGGAGCAGGAAAGCGCCTTGACCGAGATTCTCGAATTCGAGGGTGGCTGA
- a CDS encoding PRC-barrel domain-containing protein, which yields MTENVWSYQPTAGHLAGTDLTGYKVEATDGSIGKVDKHSDEVGDAYLVVDTGVWIFGKEVLLPASTVVKVDPDDKKIFVDRTKEQIKAAPEFHRDKHLGDTGYREELGTYYGTGAPFGGRPA from the coding sequence GTGACTGAGAATGTGTGGAGTTACCAGCCGACCGCGGGCCACCTGGCCGGTACGGACCTGACCGGCTACAAGGTCGAGGCGACCGACGGCAGCATCGGCAAGGTCGACAAGCACTCCGACGAGGTCGGTGACGCCTACCTGGTCGTGGACACCGGCGTATGGATCTTCGGCAAGGAGGTCCTCCTGCCGGCCAGTACGGTCGTCAAGGTCGACCCGGACGACAAGAAGATCTTCGTCGACCGCACCAAGGAACAGATCAAGGCCGCCCCCGAGTTCCACCGGGACAAGCACCTCGGCGACACCGGCTACCGCGAAGAGCTCGGCACCTACTACGGCACCGGCGCCCCCTTCGGCGGCCGACCCGCCTGA
- a CDS encoding hydrophobic protein, producing the protein MMFRRLITMVPLFLVLLLVLILFGAGFAVKILWWAAIAVLILWLIGFVARPKGSSGRWYRW; encoded by the coding sequence ATGATGTTTCGGAGGTTGATAACCATGGTTCCCCTTTTTCTCGTTCTTCTGCTGGTCCTGATCCTCTTCGGCGCGGGTTTCGCGGTGAAGATTCTCTGGTGGGCCGCGATCGCAGTCCTGATCCTGTGGCTGATCGGGTTCGTTGCCCGCCCGAAGGGCAGTAGCGGCCGCTGGTATCGCTGGTAG
- a CDS encoding ATP-binding protein yields the protein MATPVLNQPVTRTGQPATAARDAARAFLHRAAQVRPPAHPSNADSVLLVVTELVTNALRYTGGPCALHLELHGDHLAISVTDASPCRPQPRPPHTDGTGGWGWLLINDLTTHIHIEPTPEGGKTICAHSPW from the coding sequence ATGGCCACACCCGTCCTCAATCAGCCCGTGACCCGCACCGGTCAGCCCGCGACAGCCGCACGCGATGCCGCTCGCGCGTTCCTCCACCGCGCCGCCCAGGTCAGACCCCCTGCCCACCCATCGAACGCTGACAGCGTCCTCCTGGTCGTCACCGAGCTCGTCACCAACGCCCTCCGCTACACCGGGGGACCCTGCGCCCTCCACCTGGAACTGCACGGAGACCACCTCGCGATCTCTGTCACCGACGCCAGCCCCTGCCGCCCCCAGCCCCGCCCGCCCCACACGGACGGAACCGGCGGCTGGGGATGGCTGCTGATCAACGACCTCACCACCCACATCCACATCGAACCCACCCCCGAGGGCGGCAAGACCATCTGTGCCCACTCCCCTTGGTAG
- a CDS encoding PP2C family protein-serine/threonine phosphatase, translating into MTLAGTLEAAEAAAPVESLDVVARMLKEHLGAASVSFLITDFTGSSVVRLGAAGTVETGEPARRIRLRGTLYDDVIRSQRPRVEDRGESELVRVVAPVTSRGDAIGLLELFLPAAPSSQVMREIGETAHALAYIVIANRSHTDVYQWGRRTKPLSLAAEIQHRLLPASLACEAAQFAVAGALEPADHVGGDTFDYVIDRDTVQLSVTDAMGHDVDAALLATLVVGALRRARRAGENLAEQARQADQAMHDHGRRGYVTGQLLRISLLDGRTEFVNAGHPWPLRMRDGEVQEIVPEIDLPFGLGLQASHSDAYRVQSLDLLPGDRLVMLTDGMLERNAESLDLSDLIVRTRTLHPREAARTLIGAMVDACDDHLDDDATVMCLDWHGVGNSRRDAATGADLTDASRPSRTGRHSPGP; encoded by the coding sequence ATGACGTTGGCGGGGACCTTGGAAGCGGCCGAGGCCGCAGCACCCGTGGAGTCGCTCGACGTGGTCGCGCGCATGCTCAAGGAACACCTCGGGGCCGCCTCGGTGTCGTTCCTGATCACTGACTTCACCGGCAGTTCGGTCGTGCGGCTGGGCGCCGCGGGCACCGTCGAGACCGGTGAGCCGGCCCGGCGCATCAGGCTGCGGGGCACCCTGTACGACGACGTGATCCGCAGCCAGCGGCCGAGGGTGGAGGACAGGGGCGAGAGTGAGCTGGTTCGGGTCGTCGCGCCGGTGACCAGCCGCGGGGATGCCATCGGGCTCCTCGAACTGTTCCTGCCTGCGGCGCCGAGCTCGCAGGTGATGCGGGAGATCGGCGAGACCGCGCACGCGCTGGCGTACATCGTCATCGCGAACCGGTCCCACACCGATGTGTACCAGTGGGGGCGGCGCACCAAGCCGCTGAGCCTGGCCGCCGAGATCCAGCACCGGCTGCTCCCGGCGTCGCTGGCATGTGAGGCGGCACAGTTCGCGGTGGCCGGAGCGCTGGAACCCGCCGATCACGTCGGGGGCGACACCTTCGACTACGTGATCGACCGGGATACGGTCCAGCTCTCCGTGACCGACGCCATGGGCCACGACGTCGACGCTGCGCTGCTGGCCACCCTGGTGGTGGGCGCCCTACGCCGGGCTCGGCGGGCGGGTGAGAACCTGGCGGAACAGGCCCGCCAGGCCGACCAGGCCATGCACGATCACGGCCGCCGGGGCTACGTCACCGGTCAACTGCTGCGCATCAGCCTGCTCGACGGCAGGACCGAGTTCGTCAACGCTGGGCACCCCTGGCCGCTGCGGATGCGCGACGGAGAGGTACAAGAGATCGTTCCCGAAATCGATCTGCCGTTCGGCCTCGGCCTCCAGGCCTCCCACTCCGACGCCTACCGGGTGCAGTCGCTGGACCTGCTGCCCGGTGACCGGCTGGTGATGCTGACGGACGGCATGCTGGAGCGCAACGCCGAGAGTCTCGACCTGTCGGACCTGATCGTCCGCACCCGCACGCTGCATCCCCGCGAGGCCGCCCGCACCCTCATCGGGGCCATGGTCGACGCCTGCGACGACCATCTGGACGACGACGCGACCGTCATGTGCCTGGATTGGCACGGCGTCGGCAACTCCCGGCGTGACGCCGCCACAGGCGCCGACCTCACCGACGCCTCACGGCCGTCGAGGACAGGACGGCACTCTCCCGGGCCGTGA